From the Rhinoderma darwinii isolate aRhiDar2 chromosome 12, aRhiDar2.hap1, whole genome shotgun sequence genome, one window contains:
- the LOC142664244 gene encoding C-C chemokine receptor type 4-like, translated as MSLDNSSAMSSTSVTPDYGEEPVIICMKTDSIKFGARVVPFFFYMVFMVSLLGNGLILFLLLKFEKSKTVTNFFILNLVLSDLLFTLPLPFWGYYHADQWIFGPFLCKALAFTSFVGFYSSILFLTMMTVDRYMAVVHAIYAARTRKLLYVYAVCGMVWVISLISAIPKSRLYRTREDTIYGMLCEEMGRTSEEMNIWKLIGYYQQGVMFFVVPLIIILYCYTLILIKLHYTKMVNKDKAIKLIFLIVLAFFFCWAPYNVIIFIKANRDPDQDCDDAIDHAFYICRNIAYFHCCINPFFYTFVGTKFRNHLSVMLGKWIMCGTRYRHSSLSSKTSEYSPQTLYE; from the coding sequence ATGTCACTGGACAACTCGTCTGCCATGTCCTCCACCTCCGTAACGCCGGACTACGGAGAGGAGCCCGTTATCATCTGCATGAAAACCGACAGCATCAAGTTCGGGGCCAGGGTGGTCCCCTTCTTCTTCTACATGGTCTTCATGGTCAGTCTTCTGGGCAACGGCCTCATCTTATTCCTTTTGCTGAAGTTTGAGAAGAGTAAGACGGTGACCAACTTCTTCATCCTCAACCTGGTGCTCTCGGACTTGTTGTTCACCCTCCCGCTCCCGTTCTGGGGTTACTACCACGCGGACCAGTGGATATTCGGGCCGTTTTTGTGCAAAGCGTTGGCGTTCACGTCCTTCGTTGGGTTCTACAGCTCCATCTTGTTCTTGACCATGATGACGGTGGACCGTTACATGGCGGTTGTCCATGCCATCTACGCCGCCAGGACCAGGAAGCTGCTCTACGTCTACGCGGTCTGCGGCATGGTCTGGGTCATCAGCCTCATCTCCGCTATTCCCAAATCCAGGCTGTACAGGACGAGAGAAgatacaatttatgggatgttgtGCGAGGAGATGGGGCGAACCAGTGAGGAGATGAATATCTGGAAGCTGATTGGCTACTATCAGCAGGGGGTCATGTTCTTCGTGGTGCCGCTTATCATCATCTTGTACTGCTACACGCTGATCCTCATCAAGCTCCACTATACCAAGATGGTCAACAAGGACAAGGCCATCAAGCTGATCTTCCTCATCGTGCTGGCGTTCTTCTTCTGCTGGGCCCCGTATAACGTCATCATTTTCATCAAGGCCAATCGTGACCCTGACCAAGATTGCGACGACGCCATCGACCACGCCTTTTATATTTGTCGCAACATCGCCTACTTCCACTGCTGCATCAACCCGTTCTTCTACACGTTTGTCGGAACCAAATTCCGTAACCACCTGTCCGTGATGCTGGGGAAGTGGATCATGTGCGGCACCAGGTACAGGCACTCCAGCCTGAGCAGCAAGACCAGCGAGTACTCACCGCAGACCCTCTACGAGTGA